From Terriglobales bacterium, the proteins below share one genomic window:
- a CDS encoding biotin/lipoyl-containing protein yields the protein MADPNKPPDPSEAPTEEIESSQVQAELAKRKKPRMPLRNRILFYVVAWLIVLMPFLFWRATWFGRPLTNAEIAQYLHDEQKPRHIQHALVQIGEQIDKHQPGVAQWYPDLVRLASHPVEEIRNTDAWVMGKDPSRPEFHQALLKMLGDSSEMVRGNAALSLVRFGDASGRPQIVEMLEPSTVTAPVAGTVTAAARSGEPIQHGTLLVRLEEGGQTTEVRSPITGQVKAVTATPGARVAVGDKLAVVTPGTEQVWEALRALYLVGTPDDLPYVTPYEQALPDLPERIQQQARETERAIRERARGQ from the coding sequence AACAAGCCGCCCGATCCCAGCGAAGCGCCCACGGAAGAGATCGAGTCCAGCCAGGTGCAGGCGGAGCTGGCCAAGCGCAAGAAGCCGCGCATGCCGCTGCGCAACCGCATCCTGTTCTACGTGGTGGCGTGGCTGATCGTGCTCATGCCCTTCCTGTTCTGGCGGGCCACCTGGTTCGGGCGGCCGCTCACGAACGCGGAGATAGCCCAGTACCTGCACGACGAGCAGAAGCCGCGCCACATCCAGCACGCTCTGGTGCAGATCGGGGAGCAGATAGACAAGCACCAGCCGGGGGTGGCGCAGTGGTATCCCGACCTGGTGCGGCTGGCCTCGCACCCGGTGGAGGAGATCCGCAACACCGACGCCTGGGTGATGGGCAAAGACCCCTCGCGGCCGGAGTTCCACCAAGCGCTGCTGAAGATGCTGGGCGACTCTTCGGAGATGGTGCGGGGGAACGCGGCGCTCTCGCTGGTGCGCTTCGGCGACGCGAGCGGGCGACCGCAGATAGTGGAGATGCTGGAGCCCTCGACGGTGACCGCGCCGGTGGCGGGCACGGTGACGGCGGCGGCGCGCTCGGGCGAGCCCATCCAGCACGGCACCCTGCTGGTGCGGCTGGAGGAGGGCGGGCAGACCACCGAGGTGCGCTCTCCCATCACCGGGCAGGTGAAGGCGGTGACGGCCACGCCGGGAGCGCGGGTGGCCGTGGGCGACAAGCTGGCGGTGGTCACGCCCGGCACCGAGCAGGTGTGGGAGGCGCTGCGCGCGCTGTACCTGGTGGGCACGCCGGACGACCTGCCCTACGTCACACCCTACGAGCAAGCTCTGCCCGACCTCCCCGAGCGCATCCAGCAGCAGGCGCGGGAGACGGAGCGGGCGATCCGGGAGCGGGCGAGGGGCCAGTGA